A portion of the Streptomyces sp. NBC_00376 genome contains these proteins:
- a CDS encoding transketolase family protein: MDTMRDRFITTTTQLLDEDPRLALVLAEISRDGFGPAARAHPDRVVNVGIREQLLVGAGAGMALTGMRPIVHTFASFLVERPFEQVKLDFGHQGVGGVLVSAGASYDWPAGGFTHMSPGDVALLDTLDGWTVHVPGHPDEAEELLRRAAAGDGRVYVRLSLQSNERARPVGPGDGFTAVREGAGGVVIAVGPMLDNVLAATDGLDVTVLYATTVRPFDGAGLRRSVGGHGVADVVIVEPYLAGTSTAAANDALADLPHRVLGLGVGRAELRKYGEMDEHLAAHGLDARGLRERIGGFLGR; this comes from the coding sequence ATGGACACGATGCGTGACCGCTTCATCACCACCACGACACAGCTGCTGGACGAGGACCCGCGCCTCGCCCTGGTCCTGGCCGAGATCAGCCGGGACGGCTTCGGCCCCGCCGCGCGGGCCCATCCGGACCGGGTGGTCAATGTGGGAATCAGGGAGCAGCTACTGGTCGGAGCGGGTGCCGGGATGGCGCTCACCGGAATGCGGCCGATCGTGCACACCTTCGCCAGCTTTCTGGTGGAGCGGCCGTTCGAGCAGGTGAAACTCGACTTCGGCCATCAGGGGGTGGGCGGGGTGCTGGTGAGCGCCGGAGCCTCGTACGACTGGCCGGCCGGCGGCTTCACCCATATGTCGCCGGGCGATGTCGCGCTCCTGGACACCCTCGACGGCTGGACGGTCCATGTGCCGGGCCACCCGGACGAGGCCGAGGAGCTGCTGCGGCGGGCCGCGGCCGGGGACGGTCGGGTGTACGTGCGGTTGTCCCTGCAGTCCAACGAGCGGGCGCGGCCGGTCGGCCCGGGGGACGGGTTCACCGCGGTGCGGGAGGGGGCGGGCGGGGTGGTGATCGCGGTCGGGCCGATGCTCGACAACGTGCTCGCCGCGACCGACGGGCTCGATGTGACCGTGCTGTACGCGACGACGGTGCGCCCGTTCGACGGGGCCGGGCTGAGGCGGTCGGTCGGTGGTCACGGGGTCGCGGACGTGGTGATCGTCGAGCCGTATCTGGCGGGCACCTCGACGGCCGCCGCCAATGACGCGCTCGCGGATCTCCCGCACCGGGTGCTCGGGCTCGGCGTCGGGCGGGCCGAGCTGCGCAAGTACGGGGAGATGGACGAGCACCTCGCCGCACACGGGCTGGACGCGCGGGGGCTGCGGGAGCGGATCGGCGGCTTCCTCGGTCGCTGA
- a CDS encoding phage tail sheath family protein, translating into MPTNAVSTAKPTYPGVYVEELPSSVRTISTVTTSVTAFVGHTRRGPLNQPVRVTSFAEFERRFGGLSSQSAVGYAVHQFFGNGGTVAVIVRVTKAGSGKAACATLESTEGHSECPVLEVHAKEPGHWGNGLRVAVDYDTTRPDDEFNLRVYDARGGAREAFTGLSMDVSHGRYAPAVINSGSRLIRVDVVGEGRPDPSGTVSKKFGHELPDLAVDLTVKIGEVERQFTLHDPGTDGEAPCNVAELALLLERKLRALPDAPGKHAFAGVQVTAFGRRIQVVAGSTDPEDVVRFVGECANDLGLEGSVNPPVFPLKGGEDGDPPGARDLIGSEADKSGIQALRDEDDVNLLVLPELAAYENTDDAITVVSAAQRLCEERRVFLLVDAPNSWGSVDAARAGLAAFDQVRGNHAGLYFPQLQLTDPLTGRLRSFPPSGAVAGVFARTDAERGVWKAPAGTEARLAGVHSLAVKLTDRESGLLNPLGVNCLRAFPLVGPTVWGARTLEGSDALDSEWKYVPVRRLALHVEESLQRGLQWVVFEPNDENLWQQIRLSASSYLHNLFRQGAFKGGTPREAYFVKCDHDTTTDEDIANGVVNVLVGIAPVKPAEFVIVKIQQTSGQFEL; encoded by the coding sequence ATGCCGACGAATGCAGTGAGCACAGCAAAGCCGACATATCCCGGCGTATACGTCGAAGAGCTTCCCAGCAGTGTCCGCACCATCTCGACCGTCACGACCTCGGTGACCGCGTTCGTGGGGCACACCCGGCGCGGGCCGCTGAACCAGCCGGTGCGGGTCACCAGCTTCGCCGAGTTCGAGCGCCGCTTCGGAGGGCTCAGCTCGCAGAGTGCCGTCGGCTATGCGGTGCACCAGTTCTTCGGCAACGGCGGCACGGTCGCCGTGATCGTCCGCGTCACCAAGGCGGGCAGCGGAAAGGCCGCCTGCGCCACCCTGGAGTCCACCGAGGGCCACAGCGAGTGCCCGGTCCTGGAAGTGCACGCCAAGGAGCCCGGACACTGGGGCAACGGACTCCGGGTCGCCGTCGACTACGACACCACGCGCCCGGACGACGAGTTCAACCTGCGCGTGTACGACGCCCGAGGCGGCGCCCGCGAGGCCTTCACCGGCCTGTCCATGGACGTTTCGCACGGACGCTACGCGCCGGCCGTCATCAACTCGGGCTCCCGGCTCATCCGCGTCGACGTCGTCGGTGAGGGCCGCCCCGACCCCTCGGGCACCGTCTCCAAGAAGTTCGGGCACGAACTCCCCGACCTGGCCGTCGACCTGACGGTCAAGATCGGAGAGGTCGAGCGCCAGTTCACCCTCCACGACCCCGGGACCGACGGCGAAGCCCCTTGCAACGTCGCGGAGTTGGCGCTTCTCCTCGAACGCAAGCTCCGAGCCCTGCCCGACGCCCCCGGCAAACACGCCTTCGCGGGCGTCCAGGTCACCGCGTTCGGCCGGCGCATCCAGGTCGTGGCGGGCTCCACAGACCCCGAGGACGTCGTCCGCTTCGTCGGCGAATGCGCAAACGACCTGGGCCTGGAAGGCTCGGTCAACCCGCCGGTGTTCCCGCTCAAGGGCGGCGAGGACGGCGACCCGCCCGGAGCGCGCGATCTCATCGGCTCCGAGGCAGACAAGAGCGGCATCCAGGCGCTGCGCGACGAGGACGACGTCAATCTGCTGGTGCTTCCCGAGCTGGCGGCGTACGAGAACACCGACGACGCGATCACGGTGGTCTCGGCGGCACAGCGGCTGTGCGAGGAGCGGCGCGTCTTCCTCCTGGTCGACGCCCCGAACTCGTGGGGCAGCGTGGACGCGGCTCGCGCCGGCCTCGCCGCCTTCGACCAGGTGCGCGGCAACCACGCAGGCCTGTACTTCCCGCAGCTCCAGCTCACCGACCCGCTCACCGGACGGCTGCGTTCCTTCCCGCCGTCCGGAGCGGTCGCGGGTGTCTTCGCGCGTACGGACGCCGAGCGCGGTGTGTGGAAGGCGCCCGCGGGCACCGAGGCGCGGCTCGCCGGCGTGCACTCCCTCGCGGTCAAGCTCACCGACCGGGAGAGCGGCCTGCTCAACCCGCTCGGCGTGAACTGCCTGCGGGCCTTCCCGCTGGTCGGCCCGACCGTCTGGGGCGCGCGCACGCTGGAGGGTTCCGACGCCCTGGACAGCGAGTGGAAGTACGTGCCCGTCCGCCGGCTCGCCCTGCATGTCGAGGAGAGCCTGCAACGAGGTCTGCAGTGGGTCGTGTTCGAGCCCAACGACGAGAACCTGTGGCAGCAGATCCGCCTCAGCGCCTCCTCGTATCTGCACAACCTCTTCCGCCAGGGTGCCTTCAAGGGCGGCACTCCGCGCGAGGCGTACTTCGTCAAGTGCGACCACGACACGACGACGGACGAGGACATCGCGAACGGCGTCGTCAACGTCCTGGTCGGCATCGCGCCGGTCAAGCCCGCCGAGTTCGTGATCGTCAAGATCCAGCAGACGTCCGGCCAGTTCGAGCTCTGA
- a CDS encoding nucleotidyltransferase domain-containing protein: protein MTHRAEQSANQTGTSQERVAEVQEIIDRITRWAANRQDIVGLLLVGSYARNAARPDSDIDIALLTTDQSQYLNNTWAYELALGEFVRTQAWGPITERRMPRPQVWKLRSASGLRSGHRRTPSTLAHAVSSPTAPALCMIQQKSLPL from the coding sequence GTGACACACCGCGCCGAACAATCAGCGAACCAGACCGGGACCTCGCAGGAGCGGGTCGCCGAAGTACAGGAGATCATCGACCGCATCACACGCTGGGCCGCAAACCGTCAGGACATCGTTGGTCTACTCCTTGTCGGTTCATACGCCCGCAACGCCGCGCGACCCGACTCTGATATCGACATCGCCCTGCTCACGACGGACCAGTCCCAGTACCTCAACAACACCTGGGCCTACGAACTCGCCCTCGGCGAGTTCGTCCGAACGCAAGCATGGGGGCCCATCACCGAACGACGCATGCCACGGCCTCAGGTTTGGAAGTTGAGATCGGCATCGGGTCTCCGGAGTGGGCACAGACGGACCCCGTCGACCCTGGCACACGCCGTGTCGTCACCGACGGCGCCCGCCCTCTGCATGATCCAGCAGAAGTCCTTGCCTCTTTGA
- a CDS encoding phage tail protein — protein MAEFNVNAHRFDPYKNFKFLVLWDGRTVAGISKISPLKRTTEVVKHRNGGDPSSPRKSPGRSEFEGITLERGVTHDPEFDRWANKVWQVGAGLGSEVSLADFRKDIVIQVLNEAGQVAVSHKLYRTWPSEYQVLGELDANANAVAIQSLKLECEGWERDHEVPEPEEPSFLNPA, from the coding sequence ATGGCTGAGTTCAACGTCAACGCCCATCGCTTCGACCCCTACAAGAACTTCAAGTTCCTTGTCCTGTGGGACGGTCGTACGGTCGCGGGCATCAGCAAGATCAGTCCGCTGAAGCGGACCACCGAGGTCGTCAAGCACCGCAACGGCGGCGACCCGAGCTCCCCGCGCAAGTCGCCGGGCCGCTCCGAGTTCGAGGGCATCACACTGGAGCGAGGGGTCACCCACGACCCCGAGTTCGACCGCTGGGCCAACAAGGTGTGGCAGGTCGGCGCCGGTCTCGGCTCCGAGGTGTCCCTGGCCGACTTCCGCAAGGACATCGTGATCCAGGTCCTCAACGAGGCCGGGCAGGTCGCCGTCTCGCACAAGCTCTACCGGACCTGGCCCAGCGAGTATCAGGTCCTCGGCGAGCTGGACGCCAACGCCAACGCGGTGGCGATTCAGAGTCTCAAGCTCGAATGCGAGGGCTGGGAGCGCGACCACGAGGTGCCCGAGCCGGAGGAGCCCTCCTTCCTCAACCCGGCCTGA
- a CDS encoding T4 family baseplate hub assembly chaperone, which translates to MTVTQADDLLATWEAGIGRDGHGRALLLHRAARPDLGGDSEALLSLPVGAREADLFALRRALFGERLQVRVDCSACGADMEFELDAGEFARSLRPPDQRVAHLDEDGWDVAFRVPTVADLTAAARHPDAALSADGARRALFARCVVSAVHDGDTVSVDALPVSVQRKIAEAAEAVDPAADVTLNINCPECSAATRAELDIASYLWTELDAWARDVLLDVHLLATAYGWSEPEILALSPMRRRYYLELCADA; encoded by the coding sequence GTGACGGTCACTCAGGCCGACGACCTCCTGGCGACATGGGAGGCGGGAATCGGGCGCGACGGCCACGGCCGTGCGCTGCTCCTGCACCGCGCCGCCCGTCCCGATCTCGGCGGCGACAGCGAGGCCCTGCTGTCCCTCCCCGTCGGTGCCCGCGAGGCCGATCTCTTCGCTCTGCGCCGGGCACTGTTCGGTGAGCGCTTGCAGGTCAGAGTCGACTGCTCGGCCTGCGGCGCCGACATGGAATTCGAACTGGACGCGGGGGAGTTCGCACGCTCCCTGCGACCGCCGGACCAGCGTGTGGCGCACCTCGACGAGGATGGCTGGGACGTCGCGTTCCGGGTGCCGACCGTCGCCGACCTGACGGCGGCGGCCCGGCACCCGGACGCGGCACTCTCGGCCGACGGGGCGCGACGGGCGCTGTTCGCCCGCTGTGTCGTCTCGGCAGTCCACGACGGGGACACCGTCTCCGTCGATGCCCTGCCCGTATCCGTACAGCGCAAGATCGCGGAGGCCGCCGAGGCCGTCGACCCGGCCGCCGATGTGACGCTCAACATCAACTGTCCCGAGTGCTCCGCGGCCACCCGCGCCGAACTGGACATCGCCTCCTACCTGTGGACTGAGCTGGACGCCTGGGCGCGCGACGTCCTGCTCGACGTCCATCTGCTCGCGACCGCCTACGGCTGGAGCGAGCCGGAGATCCTGGCGCTCAGCCCGATGCGCCGCCGCTACTACCTGGAGCTGTGTGCGGATGCCTGA
- a CDS encoding pirin family protein encodes MDHTEVEILTARDVPLGGPRAMTVRRTLPQRARTLIGAWCFADHYGPDRVADSGGMDVAPHPHTGLQTVSWLFSGEIEHRDSLGTHAFVRPGEINLMTGGHGISHTEVSTPGTTVLHGVQLWVALPGEHRHAPRAFQHHAPEPRHVDGAELRVFLGTLAGETSPVRTYSPLLGAEVLIDAGATVTLDVDPDFEHGLLVDEGDVHFDGTRLRPAELGYAAPGRTTLTLANASDHPARTVLLGGPPFEEEIVMWWNFIGRSHQDIVEAREEWERASDRFGTVDGYPGHRLPAPALPNAVIAPRKNPSHR; translated from the coding sequence ATGGATCACACGGAGGTCGAGATCCTCACCGCCCGGGACGTCCCGCTGGGCGGACCGCGAGCGATGACCGTACGGCGCACGCTGCCCCAGCGGGCCCGTACGCTCATCGGCGCCTGGTGCTTCGCCGACCACTACGGCCCCGACCGGGTCGCCGACTCCGGCGGCATGGACGTCGCACCCCATCCGCACACCGGACTGCAGACCGTCAGCTGGTTGTTCAGCGGGGAGATCGAGCATCGCGACAGCCTGGGCACCCACGCCTTCGTACGGCCCGGCGAGATCAACCTCATGACCGGCGGACACGGCATCAGCCACACGGAGGTCTCCACCCCCGGCACCACCGTGCTCCACGGCGTCCAGCTCTGGGTCGCCCTCCCCGGCGAACACCGCCACGCCCCCCGCGCCTTCCAGCACCACGCACCCGAGCCGCGCCACGTCGACGGGGCGGAACTGCGAGTCTTCCTGGGCACCCTCGCCGGCGAGACCTCCCCCGTCCGGACCTACAGCCCGCTCCTCGGCGCCGAGGTCCTGATCGACGCAGGTGCCACCGTCACCCTCGACGTCGACCCGGACTTCGAACACGGCCTGCTCGTCGACGAGGGCGACGTCCACTTCGACGGCACCCGCCTGCGCCCCGCCGAACTCGGCTACGCCGCCCCCGGCCGCACCACCCTCACCCTCGCCAACGCGTCCGACCACCCGGCCCGGACGGTGCTCCTGGGCGGCCCGCCCTTCGAGGAGGAGATCGTGATGTGGTGGAACTTCATCGGCCGCAGCCACCAGGACATCGTCGAAGCGCGGGAGGAGTGGGAACGGGCCTCCGACCGCTTCGGCACCGTCGACGGCTACCCGGGCCACCGGCTGCCCGCCCCCGCCCTGCCGAACGCCGTCATCGCACCCCGCAAGAACCCCTCCCACCGCTGA
- a CDS encoding ATP-binding protein gives MAANGPGTAGGRGGALSLTAEIRRVLALVDAHAARAGGAGATADATTADVTTASPVPPASPAGEPTAPAASPSPDRTAPAADAQPAHVPETAPATAAPLTALTSCFGLTPFERDLVLLTAAYELDPTTAARCAAASGDPERAHPTFSLALAALSEPHWSALTPVAPLRRWRLVELDDESRLTMSRLRLDERILHFLLGSPYLDARLHGQLRRTPVADGLPPSYDLAASRVTTGWTTGRRPDAPLLVELVGGDLRSRADIAAAAAARAGLGIYAMNAEDIPTDPAARDALARLWQREAILLPAALLVEVGELDRDQRAATEAFLAGAAVPVVVSSEDPRASERAHGERVSVPRLDDEEQLGLWAREFDGVVEIEERQLRSLVAQFQLPPHVVRSAAAAVRRDLPGEDGLDGAQLAWRAGLGEARVGMDELGRRIEPEAGWDDLVLHERQTGVLREIVAHVRQRAKVHQEWGFAGTLRRGLGVTALFAGGSGTGKTLAAEVMAKELGLDLFVIDLSQVVSKYIGETEKNLRKVFDAAERGGALLLFDEADALFGKRSEVKDSHDRYANLEVSYLLMRMEAYRGLAILTTNMKKALDTAFMRRIRFVVDFPFPAEQERAEIWRRVLPPRTPVKGIEPDLLAQLTVAGGSIRNIALSGAFLAAEEGDRLQMRHMLAAARTEYLKLERSLTPTEVRGWV, from the coding sequence ATGGCGGCGAACGGGCCGGGCACAGCCGGCGGGCGGGGTGGAGCCCTGTCGTTGACGGCGGAGATCCGGCGGGTCCTCGCCCTCGTGGACGCGCATGCGGCGCGGGCGGGCGGCGCCGGTGCCACAGCAGACGCCACCACGGCGGACGTCACCACTGCATCTCCCGTACCCCCGGCGTCCCCGGCAGGGGAGCCCACCGCACCCGCGGCGTCCCCGTCGCCCGACCGCACCGCACCTGCGGCGGACGCCCAGCCCGCCCACGTACCGGAGACAGCCCCCGCGACCGCCGCCCCGCTCACGGCCCTGACCTCCTGCTTCGGCCTCACGCCCTTCGAGCGCGACCTCGTCCTGCTCACCGCCGCCTACGAACTGGACCCCACCACGGCCGCCCGCTGCGCCGCCGCCAGCGGTGACCCGGAGCGGGCCCACCCCACCTTCTCCCTCGCCCTGGCCGCGCTGTCCGAGCCGCACTGGAGCGCGCTCACCCCGGTCGCCCCGTTGCGTCGCTGGCGCCTGGTGGAGCTGGACGACGAGTCGCGGCTGACCATGTCCAGGCTGCGGCTCGACGAGCGCATCCTGCATTTCCTGCTCGGCTCGCCCTACCTGGACGCCCGACTGCACGGCCAGTTGCGCCGCACCCCGGTCGCCGACGGCCTGCCGCCCTCGTACGACCTGGCCGCGAGCCGCGTCACCACGGGCTGGACGACAGGCAGGCGCCCGGACGCCCCGCTCCTCGTCGAGCTGGTCGGCGGCGATCTGCGCAGCCGCGCCGACATCGCCGCCGCCGCGGCCGCCCGCGCCGGGCTCGGGATCTACGCGATGAACGCCGAGGACATCCCGACCGACCCCGCCGCACGCGACGCCCTCGCCCGGCTCTGGCAGCGCGAGGCGATCCTGCTGCCGGCCGCGCTGCTCGTCGAGGTGGGCGAACTGGACCGGGACCAGCGGGCGGCGACCGAGGCGTTCCTGGCCGGAGCCGCCGTGCCCGTCGTCGTCTCCAGCGAGGACCCGCGGGCGTCGGAACGGGCGCACGGCGAGCGGGTGAGCGTCCCGCGCCTGGACGACGAGGAACAACTGGGCCTGTGGGCACGGGAGTTCGACGGCGTCGTCGAAATCGAGGAGAGGCAGCTGCGGTCCCTGGTGGCGCAGTTCCAGCTGCCCCCGCATGTCGTACGCTCCGCGGCTGCCGCCGTCCGGCGCGATCTGCCCGGTGAGGACGGGCTCGACGGGGCACAGCTCGCCTGGCGGGCCGGACTGGGCGAGGCCCGCGTCGGCATGGACGAGTTGGGGCGGCGCATCGAGCCCGAGGCGGGCTGGGACGACCTGGTGCTGCACGAGCGGCAGACCGGTGTGCTGCGCGAGATCGTCGCGCATGTGCGGCAGCGGGCGAAGGTCCACCAGGAATGGGGATTCGCGGGGACGCTGCGGCGGGGCCTCGGTGTCACCGCCCTCTTCGCGGGCGGCTCCGGCACCGGCAAGACCCTGGCCGCCGAGGTGATGGCCAAGGAGCTCGGCCTCGACCTCTTCGTCATCGACCTCTCCCAGGTGGTCAGCAAGTACATCGGCGAGACGGAGAAGAACCTCCGCAAGGTCTTCGACGCCGCCGAACGCGGCGGCGCGCTGCTCCTGTTCGACGAGGCCGACGCCCTGTTCGGCAAGCGCAGTGAGGTCAAGGACAGCCACGACCGGTACGCCAACCTCGAAGTCAGCTATCTCCTCATGCGCATGGAGGCCTACCGGGGCCTCGCCATCCTCACCACCAACATGAAGAAGGCCCTCGACACGGCCTTCATGCGGCGCATCCGCTTCGTCGTCGACTTCCCGTTCCCCGCAGAGCAGGAACGCGCCGAGATCTGGCGCCGCGTCCTGCCGCCCCGGACCCCGGTCAAGGGCATCGAGCCGGACCTGCTCGCCCAGCTCACCGTCGCCGGCGGCTCGATCCGCAACATCGCGCTCTCCGGGGCCTTCCTCGCCGCCGAGGAGGGCGACCGACTCCAGATGCGACACATGCTCGCGGCGGCCCGTACCGAATACCTCAAGCTGGAACGCTCCTTGACACCGACGGAGGTCCGCGGATGGGTGTGA
- a CDS encoding carboxymuconolactone decarboxylase family protein, whose amino-acid sequence MVQAAAVPRTAGRIYLDKQSPAAYQALVKTADAARATAAEAGLDRIVVELVNLRVSQLNGCAFCLDVHARAALRAGETTRRLGVLAAWRDTELFTARERAALALAEATTHPADALAQERAYAEAREVLGDDEISAVIWVAITINAFNRVSILSKHPVREAPAR is encoded by the coding sequence ATGGTGCAGGCCGCGGCGGTTCCCCGGACCGCAGGCCGGATCTACCTGGACAAGCAGAGCCCCGCCGCGTACCAGGCGCTGGTGAAGACCGCCGACGCCGCTCGCGCGACGGCTGCCGAGGCCGGGCTCGACCGGATCGTGGTCGAGCTGGTCAACCTTCGCGTGTCCCAGCTCAACGGCTGCGCCTTCTGCCTCGACGTCCACGCCCGGGCCGCGCTGCGCGCCGGGGAGACCACCCGGCGCCTCGGCGTGCTCGCGGCCTGGCGTGACACCGAACTCTTCACCGCCCGCGAACGCGCCGCCCTCGCCCTCGCGGAGGCCACCACCCACCCCGCCGACGCCCTCGCCCAGGAGCGGGCGTACGCGGAGGCGCGCGAGGTCCTGGGCGACGACGAGATCTCTGCCGTGATCTGGGTGGCGATCACGATCAATGCCTTCAACCGGGTCTCGATCCTCAGCAAGCACCCGGTGCGGGAGGCCCCCGCGCGCTGA
- a CDS encoding DUF4255 domain-containing protein, producing MSNALALAHVTQALALLIEDNLQPEIDIAVNVEARKPPADPPTDPTITVFLYQVTPDTSQRNNDLPSRTSDGRLVKRPAAALDLHFVISAYGDEVTLVGQRLIGSVVRTLHEIPVLPKEMIELAGEKPYLAGSDLADAIQRVRFTPTVMDIDETSKLWGMLHQTPYSLSVVYQAALVFIEGREQPVPAEPVDRHTVRVLPFGAPGAPQRPGPVGGDGGGTEPATGSGAGSGSDTGSGPGSVAGSGRAVGVGPASAEAAAPTQSGAPGKAPAKAVAKSSAKAPVKAAAARTPARTRKATSRGAARGAGAAAPQTKGAGAEDAES from the coding sequence ATGAGCAACGCACTCGCACTCGCCCACGTCACCCAGGCCCTCGCCCTGCTGATCGAGGACAACCTGCAGCCGGAGATCGACATCGCCGTCAACGTCGAAGCGCGCAAGCCGCCGGCCGATCCGCCGACGGACCCCACCATCACCGTGTTCCTCTACCAGGTCACGCCCGACACCTCGCAGCGCAACAACGACCTGCCGAGCAGGACATCCGACGGCAGGCTCGTCAAACGCCCGGCCGCAGCCCTCGATCTGCACTTCGTGATCAGCGCGTACGGCGACGAGGTCACGCTCGTCGGACAGCGGCTCATCGGCTCCGTGGTGCGCACACTGCACGAGATACCCGTCCTGCCCAAGGAAATGATCGAACTGGCCGGTGAGAAGCCCTACTTGGCGGGCAGTGACCTGGCCGATGCCATCCAGAGGGTGCGGTTCACTCCGACCGTGATGGACATCGACGAGACGTCGAAGCTGTGGGGGATGCTGCACCAGACGCCTTACTCGCTGTCCGTGGTGTACCAGGCGGCGCTCGTCTTCATCGAGGGCCGCGAGCAGCCCGTTCCGGCCGAACCGGTGGACCGGCACACGGTGCGGGTGCTGCCGTTCGGGGCGCCGGGGGCGCCGCAGCGGCCGGGACCGGTGGGCGGGGACGGGGGCGGTACCGAACCGGCCACGGGGTCCGGCGCGGGCTCCGGTTCCGATACGGGTTCGGGCCCTGGTTCTGTCGCGGGTTCGGGCCGCGCTGTCGGGGTGGGCCCCGCCTCGGCCGAGGCCGCTGCGCCCACGCAGAGCGGTGCGCCCGGGAAGGCTCCGGCCAAGGCGGTGGCCAAGTCCTCCGCGAAAGCGCCGGTCAAGGCAGCCGCCGCCAGGACCCCGGCCCGGACGCGCAAGGCCACGTCACGGGGTGCGGCCAGGGGCGCGGGGGCCGCCGCCCCACAGACCAAGGGCGCGGGCGCCGAGGACGCGGAGAGCTGA
- a CDS encoding GNAT family N-acetyltransferase, with the protein MSDRTTTDPVVRHVDTRHRYEILVDDNRAGLTAYRDRDDRRVFFHTEIDDAYAGQGLAAIVVEQALTDVRASGMRIVPVCPYVAKFLKKHQEFADITDPVTPETLTWLDGQLGR; encoded by the coding sequence ATGAGCGACCGGACCACCACCGACCCCGTCGTCCGCCACGTCGACACCCGCCACCGCTACGAGATCCTCGTCGACGACAACCGCGCCGGCCTGACCGCCTACCGCGACCGCGACGACCGCCGGGTCTTCTTCCACACCGAGATCGACGACGCGTACGCCGGCCAGGGACTCGCCGCGATCGTCGTCGAGCAGGCCCTGACCGACGTCCGCGCCTCCGGGATGCGGATCGTGCCCGTATGCCCCTACGTGGCCAAGTTCCTCAAGAAGCACCAGGAGTTCGCGGACATCACCGACCCCGTGACCCCCGAGACCCTCACCTGGCTCGACGGTCAGCTGGGACGCTGA
- a CDS encoding transketolase, whose amino-acid sequence MTNTTAAPARDHRSMHRLMNLMSLMTGDEKHGPAATSTLDAIWVLYDRVLRVTPGTVDAPGRDRFLLSKGHGPMAYYAVLAARGFFGEELLPGFGSYDSPLGHHPDRMLVPGAEIGSGSLGHGLPLAVGSVLGLRAQGLTDPRVWVLIGDAELDEGSNHEALAYAGPAGMDQLHTVVIDNASASYARPGGIAARFEAAGWSVDSVDGRDHEALYAAFTAPHPGRPRAVVVHVDPKH is encoded by the coding sequence ATGACGAACACCACCGCCGCACCGGCGCGCGACCACCGCTCCATGCACCGCCTGATGAACCTGATGAGCCTGATGACCGGGGACGAGAAGCACGGCCCTGCGGCGACCTCCACCCTGGACGCCATCTGGGTGCTGTACGACCGGGTACTGCGGGTGACGCCCGGCACCGTCGACGCGCCCGGCCGCGACCGGTTCCTGCTGTCGAAGGGGCACGGGCCGATGGCGTACTACGCGGTCCTGGCCGCGCGCGGATTCTTCGGGGAGGAGCTGCTGCCGGGGTTCGGGTCGTACGACTCACCGCTGGGGCACCACCCGGACCGGATGCTGGTGCCGGGGGCCGAGATCGGGAGCGGGTCGCTGGGGCACGGGCTGCCGCTGGCCGTGGGCAGCGTGCTCGGGCTGCGGGCGCAGGGGCTCACCGATCCGCGGGTGTGGGTGCTGATCGGCGACGCCGAGCTGGACGAGGGCAGCAACCACGAGGCGCTCGCCTACGCGGGCCCGGCCGGGATGGATCAGCTGCACACCGTGGTGATCGACAACGCTTCGGCCTCGTACGCCCGGCCCGGCGGGATCGCGGCCCGGTTCGAGGCGGCGGGCTGGTCGGTCGACTCCGTCGACGGGCGGGACCACGAGGCGCTGTACGCGGCGTTCACCGCGCCGCACCCCGGACGGCCGAGGGCCGTGGTCGTGCACGTCGACCCGAAGCACTGA